Proteins from one Catenuloplanes atrovinosus genomic window:
- a CDS encoding WXG100 family type VII secretion target, whose amino-acid sequence MSDLRSYYQSQSHEALYNQLQNGDPTSVETAGDNWGTVADTLDDIATALTRDLASLNEKWSSDSGDEFTRRVTVIANFASENARQARQVKIALASFAANLKTAQATVDDPADTDDNASMWGGALTGGAVAGVPGAVVGAVWGHNRDEEQREKAKARTVELVANLAGEYQLSWATGGVAPPITPPDLPGSVSNDGPGSAGGPGATNVSGLGGTGTGSSTGSGRADAPDSPSLVSGTGDPDGRGDTADTDPSTSLSGVTGGGGNGTGDGDGTGTGLSAATPGLGSGGGGGGGGGGGGGGGGLGDGLGGGGLAAGGLAAGGLAAGALGLGGGQSAARPGGLGSSSAARPGGGAGTGQGAGKDRLGVPRQGAGGVDALQNRNAAGARGAQNAAGGRGATGEEDDADERTTWLTEDDMVWGQDGSAPPPVLGGR is encoded by the coding sequence ATGTCTGACCTGAGGTCGTACTACCAGAGCCAGAGCCACGAGGCGCTCTACAACCAGCTCCAGAACGGCGACCCCACCTCGGTGGAGACCGCCGGCGACAACTGGGGCACGGTCGCCGACACGCTGGACGACATCGCCACCGCGCTCACCCGCGACCTCGCCTCGCTGAACGAGAAGTGGAGCAGTGACTCGGGCGACGAGTTCACCCGCCGGGTGACCGTGATCGCCAACTTCGCCTCGGAGAACGCGCGGCAGGCGCGCCAGGTCAAGATCGCTCTCGCCTCGTTCGCCGCGAACCTCAAGACCGCGCAGGCCACGGTGGACGACCCGGCCGACACCGACGACAACGCCAGCATGTGGGGCGGCGCGCTGACCGGCGGCGCCGTGGCCGGCGTGCCCGGCGCGGTGGTCGGTGCGGTCTGGGGCCACAACCGCGACGAGGAGCAGCGGGAGAAGGCGAAGGCGCGCACGGTCGAGCTGGTCGCCAACCTCGCCGGCGAATACCAGCTGTCCTGGGCCACCGGCGGCGTCGCACCGCCGATCACCCCGCCGGACCTGCCCGGCTCGGTCTCCAACGACGGCCCCGGCAGCGCCGGCGGCCCCGGCGCGACGAACGTCAGCGGCCTCGGCGGCACCGGCACCGGCTCGTCCACCGGCTCCGGCCGGGCCGACGCACCGGACAGCCCGTCGCTCGTCTCCGGCACCGGCGACCCCGACGGTCGCGGCGACACGGCCGACACCGACCCGTCGACCTCGCTCTCCGGCGTCACCGGCGGCGGTGGCAACGGCACCGGTGACGGCGACGGCACGGGCACCGGCCTGAGCGCCGCCACGCCCGGCCTCGGCTCCGGCGGAGGCGGCGGTGGCGGTGGCGGCGGTGGCGGTGGCGGTGGCGGTCTCGGTGACGGCCTCGGCGGCGGTGGCCTCGCGGCCGGCGGTCTCGCCGCGGGCGGGCTGGCCGCGGGCGCGCTCGGCCTCGGCGGTGGCCAGTCCGCCGCGCGTCCCGGCGGTCTCGGCTCCTCCTCGGCCGCGCGGCCGGGCGGCGGCGCCGGCACCGGTCAGGGCGCGGGCAAGGACCGGCTCGGCGTCCCCCGCCAGGGCGCGGGCGGCGTCGACGCGCTGCAGAACCGCAACGCCGCCGGCGCGCGGGGCGCGCAGAACGCGGCCGGCGGTCGCGGCGCCACCGGCGAGGAGGACGACGCGGACGAGCGCACCACCTGGCTGACCGAGGACGACATGGTGTGGGGCCAGGACGGCTCCGCTCCCCCGCCGGTGCTCGGCGGCCGCTGA
- the eccB gene encoding type VII secretion protein EccB, whose translation MRTRRDQVQAYRFVTRRIVSAMVSGEPETNDLPMRRLGLALVGSVLVGALVLGVFGAYGLLTENRAPLEPDTLVVEKETGAKYVFTRDKLYLVTNYASARLIIGTESPTIRHMSAGSLKNRPRTLPVGILNAPDALPDPKDLAGDEWRVCSNFTTDQTDLPVSTLLVNRSLGGAATLAGDEAVLVNAADAGGEKAFYLLWNNTRLAVPRPALVGLDPNSALPVAAELVNAVKAGPNLEAPRLEGLGTPFDGTVDGQTADVGTVFEVNDRFYVLAGSGLSQVGRLTAELLTAATGDDPRETTAQEVDRLQTDERVEPEGFPASMPRLRQSVSRDRTAICDLYDVPNSRHTIEVFDTRPDELAIGLEGNTDSAIRGATATVDRVLVTGGAGALIQSMLPDGKAAPGSTVYLLTDDGRKFALGNTGGSAQAALGYTGAPVSPVPLELIELIPAGPALEIEAARRSVTSAAATG comes from the coding sequence ATGCGTACCCGCCGTGATCAGGTGCAGGCGTACCGCTTCGTGACCCGCCGCATCGTGTCGGCGATGGTCTCCGGCGAGCCGGAGACCAACGACCTGCCGATGCGGCGGCTGGGGCTGGCCCTGGTCGGCAGCGTGCTGGTGGGCGCGCTGGTGCTCGGCGTGTTCGGTGCGTACGGGCTGCTCACCGAGAACCGGGCGCCGCTGGAGCCGGACACGCTGGTCGTCGAGAAGGAGACCGGCGCGAAGTACGTCTTCACCCGGGACAAGCTGTACCTGGTCACCAACTACGCGTCCGCGCGCTTGATCATCGGCACCGAGAGCCCCACCATCCGGCACATGTCCGCCGGCTCGCTGAAGAACCGGCCGCGCACGCTCCCGGTCGGCATCCTGAACGCGCCGGACGCGCTGCCCGATCCGAAGGACCTGGCCGGCGACGAGTGGCGGGTCTGCTCGAACTTCACCACCGACCAGACCGACCTGCCGGTGAGCACGCTGCTGGTGAACCGGTCGCTGGGCGGCGCGGCCACGCTGGCCGGGGACGAGGCGGTGCTGGTGAATGCGGCCGACGCCGGCGGTGAGAAGGCGTTCTACCTGCTGTGGAACAACACGCGGCTGGCCGTGCCGAGGCCCGCGCTGGTCGGCCTGGATCCGAACAGCGCGCTGCCGGTGGCCGCGGAGCTGGTCAACGCGGTCAAGGCCGGGCCGAACCTGGAGGCACCGCGGCTGGAGGGGCTGGGCACGCCGTTCGACGGCACGGTGGACGGCCAGACCGCGGACGTCGGCACCGTGTTCGAGGTCAACGACCGGTTCTACGTGCTGGCCGGCTCGGGGCTGTCCCAGGTCGGGCGGCTGACGGCCGAGCTGCTGACGGCCGCGACCGGCGACGACCCGCGGGAGACCACGGCGCAGGAGGTGGACCGGCTCCAGACGGACGAGCGGGTGGAGCCGGAGGGCTTCCCGGCCTCGATGCCGCGGCTGCGGCAGTCCGTGTCCAGGGACCGCACCGCGATCTGCGACCTCTACGACGTGCCGAACAGCCGGCACACCATCGAGGTGTTCGACACGCGCCCGGACGAGCTGGCCATCGGCCTGGAGGGGAACACCGACTCCGCGATCCGCGGCGCGACCGCGACCGTGGACCGGGTGCTGGTGACCGGCGGCGCGGGCGCGCTGATCCAGTCCATGCTGCCGGACGGCAAGGCCGCGCCGGGTTCCACGGTCTACCTGCTCACCGACGACGGGCGCAAGTTCGCGCTGGGCAACACGGGGGGCAGCGCGCAGGCCGCGCTCGGCTACACCGGCGCGCCGGTCTCGCCGGTCCCGCTCGAGCTGATCGAGCTGATTCCGGCCGGGCCCGCGCTGGAGATCGAGGCCGCGCGGCGAAGCGTGACGAGTGCGGCGGCAACCGGATAG
- a CDS encoding type VII secretion protein EccE yields the protein MTITDTRRRGAPPLPAERRRGRLGGLSVAQLVCVEVAVVAVLASLGGPVWALPVAGVLAVVLLVLAFARRKSRWWFEHRVVSRRFRERARAAAASPDRELAALAPHLSVTEIRERGTPIGVGRDDMGWFVALAVDAGGDTAADAGLGADRIGRILAESALPVSALQVVTHLVPAPTSFLDHAAPAVRSYRELLGGLTIPADSRVWVAARLRPADALAASASRGGGPEGVHRALAALLGRIGKTLDSAGFVSQPLTATELTAAVATVAGLTGAAVTGDAVPAPQAPRENWAGWQGTEAIHVGFLATRLSPSGLSVAARRLPEVGALSATVAVVLNRRPDGDLRMQAIVDVAARATTAAETFAAVTGIFDQCGMQLRRLDGQHAAAIYATAPTGGAIG from the coding sequence ATGACCATTACCGACACGAGGCGACGGGGCGCGCCCCCGCTCCCGGCCGAACGCCGGCGCGGCAGGCTGGGCGGCCTCTCCGTGGCGCAGCTGGTCTGCGTCGAGGTGGCCGTGGTGGCCGTGCTCGCGTCGCTCGGCGGCCCGGTGTGGGCGCTGCCCGTGGCCGGCGTGCTCGCCGTGGTGCTGCTGGTGCTGGCGTTCGCCCGGCGCAAGAGCCGCTGGTGGTTCGAGCACCGCGTGGTCAGCCGCCGGTTCCGGGAGCGGGCCCGGGCCGCCGCCGCGTCGCCGGACCGGGAGCTGGCCGCACTCGCGCCGCACCTGAGCGTGACGGAGATCCGGGAGCGCGGCACGCCGATCGGCGTGGGGCGCGACGACATGGGCTGGTTCGTGGCGCTGGCCGTGGACGCGGGCGGCGACACCGCCGCCGACGCCGGGCTCGGTGCGGACCGGATCGGCCGGATTCTCGCCGAGTCCGCGCTGCCGGTCTCCGCGCTGCAGGTGGTCACCCATCTCGTACCGGCGCCGACCTCGTTCCTCGACCACGCGGCGCCGGCCGTCCGGTCGTACCGGGAGCTCCTCGGCGGCCTCACCATCCCCGCGGACTCGCGCGTCTGGGTCGCCGCCCGGCTGCGCCCCGCGGACGCGCTCGCCGCCAGCGCCAGCCGCGGCGGCGGGCCCGAGGGCGTGCACCGCGCGCTCGCCGCGCTGCTCGGCCGGATCGGCAAGACGCTGGACAGCGCCGGCTTCGTCTCGCAGCCGCTCACCGCGACCGAGCTGACCGCGGCCGTCGCCACCGTGGCCGGCCTCACCGGCGCGGCCGTCACCGGCGACGCCGTCCCCGCCCCGCAGGCCCCCCGGGAGAACTGGGCGGGCTGGCAGGGCACCGAGGCGATCCACGTCGGCTTCCTCGCCACCCGGCTCTCCCCGTCCGGCCTGTCCGTCGCCGCCCGCCGCCTCCCCGAGGTCGGCGCGCTCTCCGCCACCGTCGCCGTGGTGCTCAACCGCCGGCCGGACGGCGACCTGCGCATGCAGGCGATCGTGGACGTCGCGGCGCGCGCGACCACGGCCGCGGAGACGTTCGCCGCGGTCACCGGCATCTTCGACCAGTGCGGCATGCAGCTTCGCCGCCTCGACGGACAGCACGCCGCGGCGATCTACGCGACCGCGCCCACCGGAGGAGCGATCGGATGA
- a CDS encoding IS110 family transposase, producing the protein MRWAGVDWAKDDHVVCVVDEAGRVVERVTVTHKAAGLARMVGVLDRHEVDAVGIERGDGPVVDALLDAGLPVFVIAPGQVKALRGRYGSAGNKDDRFDAFVLADVVRTDRARLTPLCTDRDDTVVLRRLSRARKDVIGHRVAAANQLRAHLDTAMPGTVGLFADLDSPISLAFLAVFTSQDALDRLTEARLARWLARQRYSGRTSAAVLLARIRSAPRGPQGPAGAGLAGITVALVAILQSLVAQIKALSTQIGEAFDAHPDAPIFAGLPKAGTIRAARLLAEIGDARGRFPTPNAMACLAGAAPSTRQSGRSKVVTFRWSADKHLRDAVCDFAADSRHANPWAANLYHRARERGHTHQHAVRILARAWLTVIWKCWTTNTPYEQDKHGQLQLILDQRR; encoded by the coding sequence GTGCGGTGGGCGGGAGTCGACTGGGCGAAAGATGATCATGTGGTGTGTGTGGTCGACGAGGCCGGGCGGGTGGTGGAGCGGGTCACGGTGACGCACAAGGCGGCGGGGCTGGCCCGGATGGTCGGGGTGCTGGACCGGCATGAGGTGGACGCGGTCGGGATCGAGCGGGGTGACGGGCCGGTCGTCGATGCGCTGCTCGATGCGGGTCTTCCGGTGTTCGTGATTGCTCCGGGGCAGGTGAAGGCGTTGCGGGGCCGGTATGGGTCGGCGGGGAACAAGGATGACCGGTTCGATGCGTTCGTGCTGGCCGATGTGGTGCGCACGGACCGGGCTCGGCTCACGCCCCTGTGCACCGATCGGGATGACACGGTGGTGTTGCGGCGGTTGTCGAGGGCGCGTAAGGACGTGATCGGGCATAGGGTCGCGGCGGCGAACCAGCTACGGGCGCATCTGGACACCGCCATGCCCGGGACGGTCGGGTTGTTCGCGGACCTGGACTCGCCGATCAGTCTGGCGTTCCTGGCCGTGTTCACCAGCCAGGACGCCCTGGACCGGTTGACCGAGGCCCGGCTGGCCCGGTGGCTGGCCCGGCAGCGGTATTCCGGGCGGACGTCAGCGGCGGTGTTGCTGGCGCGGATCCGGTCCGCGCCCCGCGGGCCGCAGGGCCCGGCCGGGGCCGGGCTGGCAGGGATCACCGTCGCGCTCGTGGCGATCCTGCAGAGCCTCGTCGCGCAGATCAAAGCCCTCAGCACGCAGATCGGTGAGGCATTCGACGCCCACCCCGACGCGCCGATCTTCGCCGGCCTGCCGAAAGCCGGCACGATCCGCGCGGCCCGGCTTCTGGCCGAGATCGGTGACGCCCGCGGCCGGTTCCCCACCCCGAACGCGATGGCCTGCCTGGCCGGCGCCGCTCCCTCGACCCGCCAGTCCGGCCGATCGAAGGTGGTCACGTTCCGCTGGAGCGCGGACAAACACCTTCGTGACGCGGTCTGCGACTTCGCCGCCGATAGCCGCCACGCCAACCCATGGGCGGCGAACCTCTACCACCGCGCCCGCGAACGCGGCCACACACACCAGCACGCCGTCCGGATCCTCGCCCGCGCCTGGCTGACAGTGATCTGGAAATGCTGGACCACGAACACCCCCTACGAACAGGACAAACACGGCCAACTCCAACTCATACTCGACCAGAGACGTTGA
- the eccD gene encoding type VII secretion integral membrane protein EccD: MAATVSGSSRVTIVAPRTRLDLALPSDVPLADLLPTVLRHAGEEVADQGAAQGGWALARLGGKPLDSSRTAVELEIRDGELLYFTPRAAARPEVVFDDIVDAVATATQTREGRWDTAMTRRFSVGFAAAALLAGAIGVLFSGPPQLPGGVAALAAAALLMLTATMLSRAAGDGRSGAMVAGVALVYGTVGGTLLLAGDATIGQLGAPHVLIGAAVLLMLGVVATLAVGYATPLFLGSAAAGVALALGAGICLVFGLSAAPAAAIVAAVVFAFHPVLPMMSYRLARVPVPSIPTGPEDLKADDESVDGRHVLQLSERADEYLTALIWTVSAIALGAEITLAFDGRLSATLLCLVLALLLLLRARPYPSRRERLPSLLAGGAGLILTAFAVFGWGGWAARLGLVLGGLIIVAAVSLIYGLSVAGKRIAPIWGRLLDIWEIVLILAVVPLAAWVCGLYNWITTISA; the protein is encoded by the coding sequence ATGGCCGCCACAGTGAGCGGGAGCAGCAGGGTCACCATCGTCGCGCCCAGGACGAGGCTCGACCTCGCGCTGCCGTCCGACGTACCGCTGGCTGACCTGCTGCCGACCGTGCTCCGGCACGCCGGCGAGGAGGTCGCCGACCAGGGTGCCGCGCAGGGCGGCTGGGCGCTGGCCCGGCTCGGCGGGAAGCCGCTGGACAGCTCGCGCACCGCGGTCGAGCTGGAGATCCGCGACGGCGAGCTGCTCTACTTCACGCCCCGCGCCGCGGCCCGTCCCGAGGTGGTCTTCGACGACATCGTCGACGCGGTCGCCACCGCCACCCAGACCCGCGAGGGCCGCTGGGACACGGCGATGACCAGGCGTTTCTCGGTCGGCTTCGCGGCCGCCGCGCTGCTCGCCGGCGCGATCGGCGTGCTGTTCTCCGGCCCGCCGCAGCTGCCCGGTGGCGTCGCCGCGCTGGCCGCCGCCGCGCTGCTCATGCTCACCGCGACCATGCTGTCCCGCGCGGCCGGCGACGGGCGCAGCGGCGCCATGGTGGCCGGCGTCGCGCTGGTCTACGGCACCGTCGGCGGCACGCTGCTGCTGGCCGGCGACGCCACGATCGGGCAGCTCGGCGCGCCGCACGTGCTGATCGGCGCGGCCGTGCTGCTCATGCTGGGCGTGGTCGCCACGCTCGCGGTCGGCTATGCGACACCGCTGTTCCTCGGCTCCGCCGCGGCCGGCGTGGCGCTCGCGCTCGGCGCCGGCATCTGCCTCGTCTTCGGGCTCTCCGCCGCGCCGGCCGCCGCCATCGTCGCGGCCGTGGTGTTCGCGTTCCACCCGGTGCTGCCGATGATGTCGTACCGGCTGGCCCGCGTACCGGTGCCGTCCATCCCGACCGGCCCGGAGGACCTCAAGGCCGACGACGAGTCCGTCGACGGGCGCCACGTCCTCCAGCTCAGCGAGCGGGCCGACGAGTACCTGACCGCGCTCATCTGGACCGTCTCCGCCATCGCGCTCGGCGCGGAGATCACGCTCGCGTTCGACGGCCGGCTCAGCGCCACGCTGCTCTGCCTGGTCCTCGCGCTGCTCCTGCTGCTGCGCGCCCGGCCGTACCCGTCCCGCCGCGAGCGCCTTCCGTCACTGCTCGCGGGCGGTGCGGGACTGATCCTGACCGCGTTCGCCGTCTTCGGCTGGGGCGGCTGGGCGGCACGGCTGGGCCTGGTCCTGGGCGGCCTGATCATCGTGGCCGCGGTGTCGCTGATCTACGGCCTGTCCGTGGCGGGCAAGCGGATCGCGCCGATCTGGGGGCGGCTGCTGGACATCTGGGAGATCGTCCTGATCCTGGCCGTGGTCCCGCTCGCGGCCTGGGTCTGCGGCCTCTACAACTGGATCACCACGATCAGCGCCTAG
- the eccCa gene encoding type VII secretion protein EccCa: MSTVLFRRPPRRQGPQLPRGEVLLESPPELPEELPKSLGQLMMILPMLCGVGAMAFLYAGRQGGTMMWIAGGLFGVSMLGMAVGQFGNNNDKAELNADRRDYMRYLAQVRKRTRRAADQQRAATTWKHPESDALFSFAASRRMWERRVTEDDFGEVRIALGPQQLAVQIVTPETKPVEDLEPMSAIALRRFVRSHSVVPDLPIALSIRSFSRIVLRGDREPTLGLTRAMLGQLTTFQAPDDLMIAVVAAPDRAASWEWTKWLPHAQHPRRTDAAGPRRMVFTTLLAAEQMLADELASRPRFSPDAKPLTTAPHVLVVLDGGEVSANCQLYGPGLLGTTVVDLSGAVPRDAGRWLLCLDVTTESVEVFRGKSSTHLGRPDQLSIVQAEGLARQLSPYRLSQQSAASSDEPLARSMELPDLLGIGDAAGVDVNQTWRARPHRDRLRIPLGLGPDGNVVELDFKESAHEGMGPHGLIIGATGSGKSELLRTIVGALAVTHSSAELNFVLVDFKGGATFASLDALPHTSAVITNLSDELPLVDRMKDALAGEMVRRQEALRAAGNYVSRFDYEKARAAGEELEPMPSLLIICDEFSELLAAKPDFIDLFVMIGRLGRSLGVHLLLASQRLEEGKLRGLDTHLSYRIGLRTFSAVESRIVLGVPDAYELPNAPGHGYLKTDTATMLRFRAAYVSGPYKPPGRAVRSQAVVQRQILEYGTEFIPVPEVSEQVVMVEEEEEGLGKQQSMLDVLIEQLRGRGPEAHKVWLEPLGVPPTIDAMLPPLTPDPVFGLSPAAWRNAAKLMVPVGIVDRPYEQRRDPLVADLSGAGGNVVIVGGPRSGKSTILRSLLMSLAVTHSPREVQFMCLDFGGGALRALDGLPHLSGVAGRRDGEAVRRTVAEVVSLIDEREARFTAMGIDSISTYRRRQAHGEVPDDQFGDLFLVVDGWGTLREDYEELEQTITMLAQRGLGYGVHVVLTAARWSEIRIKMRDLLGTKLELRLGDPNESEIDRRAAANVPERSPGRGLTRDKLHFLSAISRLDGKSLLDDLAEATVSAVEQIRAAWPHAPAPKVRLLPRMLSVTELNRMVDPSLPGLPLGVNEANLAPVLLDTAGEPHLVIFGDAECGKTNLLRLIGRQITERFTPAEARIVIGDYRRGLLGAIEGDHLLDYSPSSEVFGTNMKQIRGALQARLPGPDVTPQQLRDRSWWRGPELYVLVDDYDLVATAGNNPLSALIELLPQARDIGLHLILARRMGGAARAAYEQVLQRLRELDTPTLLMSGNREEGQIVGNLRPSPQPPGRGTLVRRRDGQNLIQTAWTEP, translated from the coding sequence ATGAGTACGGTGCTGTTCCGGCGGCCACCGCGGCGGCAGGGGCCACAGTTGCCCCGGGGCGAGGTGCTCCTGGAGTCACCGCCCGAGCTGCCGGAGGAGCTGCCGAAGAGCCTCGGCCAGCTGATGATGATCCTGCCGATGCTCTGCGGCGTGGGCGCGATGGCGTTCCTGTACGCGGGGCGGCAGGGCGGCACCATGATGTGGATCGCGGGTGGCCTGTTCGGCGTCTCGATGCTGGGCATGGCGGTGGGCCAGTTCGGCAACAACAACGACAAGGCCGAGCTGAACGCGGACCGCCGCGACTACATGCGCTACCTGGCGCAGGTGCGCAAGCGGACCCGGCGCGCGGCCGACCAGCAGCGCGCCGCCACCACGTGGAAGCATCCGGAGTCGGACGCGCTGTTCTCGTTCGCGGCGTCCCGGCGGATGTGGGAGCGGCGGGTCACCGAGGACGACTTCGGCGAGGTGCGGATCGCGCTCGGCCCGCAGCAGCTCGCGGTGCAGATCGTCACGCCGGAGACGAAGCCGGTGGAGGACCTGGAGCCGATGTCCGCGATCGCGCTGCGCCGGTTCGTCCGGTCGCACTCGGTCGTGCCGGACCTGCCGATCGCGCTGTCCATCCGGTCGTTCAGCCGGATCGTGCTGCGCGGTGACCGCGAGCCCACGCTCGGCCTGACCCGCGCGATGCTCGGCCAGCTGACCACGTTCCAGGCGCCGGACGACCTGATGATCGCGGTGGTCGCGGCGCCGGACCGCGCGGCGAGCTGGGAATGGACGAAGTGGCTGCCGCACGCGCAGCATCCGCGCCGCACGGACGCCGCCGGTCCGCGCCGGATGGTGTTCACCACGCTGCTGGCGGCCGAGCAGATGCTGGCGGACGAGTTGGCCAGCCGGCCCCGGTTCAGCCCGGACGCGAAGCCGCTGACCACCGCGCCGCACGTGCTGGTCGTGCTGGACGGCGGCGAGGTCTCGGCGAACTGCCAGCTCTACGGCCCGGGCCTGCTCGGCACCACGGTGGTCGACCTGTCCGGCGCGGTGCCGCGGGACGCCGGCCGCTGGCTGCTCTGCCTGGACGTGACGACCGAGTCGGTCGAGGTGTTCCGCGGCAAGTCCAGCACCCACCTGGGCCGGCCGGACCAGCTCAGCATCGTCCAGGCGGAGGGCCTGGCGCGGCAGCTCTCGCCGTACCGGCTGTCCCAGCAGAGCGCGGCCTCCTCGGACGAGCCGCTGGCCCGCAGCATGGAGCTGCCGGACCTGCTCGGCATCGGCGACGCCGCCGGCGTGGACGTGAATCAGACGTGGCGGGCCCGGCCGCACCGCGACCGGCTGCGCATCCCGCTGGGTCTCGGCCCGGACGGCAACGTGGTGGAGCTGGACTTCAAGGAGTCCGCGCACGAGGGCATGGGCCCGCACGGCCTGATCATCGGTGCCACCGGTTCCGGCAAGTCGGAGCTGCTGCGCACGATCGTGGGCGCGCTCGCGGTCACGCACTCGTCGGCGGAGCTCAACTTCGTGCTGGTCGACTTCAAGGGTGGCGCGACGTTCGCCTCGCTGGACGCGCTGCCGCACACCAGCGCCGTGATCACCAACCTGTCGGACGAGCTGCCACTGGTCGACCGCATGAAGGACGCGCTGGCCGGTGAGATGGTGCGCCGGCAGGAGGCGCTGCGCGCGGCCGGCAACTACGTCTCCCGGTTCGACTACGAGAAGGCGCGGGCGGCCGGCGAGGAGCTGGAGCCGATGCCCAGCCTCCTGATCATCTGTGACGAGTTCAGCGAGCTGCTGGCCGCGAAGCCGGACTTCATCGACCTGTTCGTCATGATCGGCCGGCTGGGCCGGTCGCTCGGCGTGCACCTGCTGCTCGCGTCGCAGCGGCTGGAGGAGGGCAAGCTGCGCGGACTGGACACGCACCTGTCGTACCGGATCGGTCTGCGCACGTTCTCCGCGGTGGAGTCCCGGATCGTGCTGGGCGTGCCGGACGCGTACGAGCTGCCCAACGCGCCCGGTCACGGCTACCTGAAGACGGACACCGCGACCATGCTGCGGTTCCGGGCCGCGTACGTGTCCGGCCCGTACAAGCCGCCGGGCCGCGCGGTGCGTTCGCAGGCCGTGGTGCAGCGCCAGATCCTGGAGTACGGCACCGAGTTCATCCCGGTGCCCGAGGTCTCCGAGCAGGTCGTCATGGTCGAGGAGGAGGAAGAGGGCCTCGGCAAGCAGCAGAGCATGCTGGACGTGCTGATCGAGCAGCTGCGCGGCCGCGGCCCGGAGGCGCACAAGGTGTGGCTGGAGCCGCTCGGCGTGCCGCCCACCATCGACGCGATGCTGCCGCCGCTCACGCCCGACCCGGTGTTCGGCCTGTCGCCGGCCGCCTGGCGGAACGCGGCGAAGCTGATGGTCCCGGTCGGCATCGTGGACCGCCCGTACGAGCAGCGCCGCGACCCGCTGGTGGCCGACCTCTCCGGTGCTGGCGGCAACGTGGTCATCGTCGGCGGCCCGCGGTCCGGCAAGAGCACGATCCTGCGGTCGCTGCTGATGTCGCTGGCGGTCACCCATTCGCCGCGCGAGGTGCAGTTCATGTGCCTCGACTTCGGCGGCGGCGCGCTGCGTGCGCTGGACGGGCTGCCGCACCTCTCCGGCGTGGCGGGCCGCCGCGACGGCGAGGCGGTGCGCCGGACCGTGGCCGAGGTGGTGTCGCTGATCGACGAGCGCGAGGCCCGGTTCACCGCGATGGGCATCGACTCGATCAGCACGTACCGGCGGCGGCAGGCGCACGGCGAGGTGCCGGACGACCAGTTCGGCGACCTGTTCCTGGTGGTGGACGGCTGGGGCACGCTCCGCGAGGACTACGAGGAGCTGGAGCAGACGATCACCATGCTCGCCCAGCGCGGTCTCGGCTACGGCGTGCACGTGGTGCTGACCGCGGCCCGCTGGTCCGAGATCAGGATCAAGATGCGCGATCTGCTGGGTACGAAGCTGGAGCTGCGCCTCGGCGACCCGAACGAGTCGGAGATCGACCGCCGGGCCGCGGCGAACGTGCCGGAGCGCTCGCCGGGCCGCGGTCTCACCCGGGACAAGCTGCACTTCCTGTCCGCGATCTCCCGGCTGGACGGCAAGTCGCTGCTGGACGACCTGGCCGAGGCCACGGTGTCCGCGGTGGAGCAGATCCGCGCCGCGTGGCCGCACGCGCCGGCGCCGAAGGTGCGCCTGCTGCCGCGCATGCTGTCGGTGACGGAGCTGAACCGGATGGTGGACCCGTCGCTGCCCGGCCTGCCGCTCGGCGTCAACGAGGCGAACCTGGCCCCGGTGCTGCTCGACACGGCCGGCGAGCCGCACCTGGTGATCTTCGGCGACGCGGAGTGCGGCAAGACCAACCTGCTGCGGCTGATCGGGCGGCAGATCACCGAGAGGTTCACGCCGGCCGAGGCGCGGATCGTGATCGGTGACTACCGGCGTGGCCTGCTCGGCGCGATCGAGGGTGACCACCTGCTCGACTACTCGCCGTCGAGCGAGGTGTTCGGCACGAACATGAAGCAGATCCGCGGCGCGCTCCAGGCCCGGCTGCCGGGCCCGGACGTGACGCCGCAGCAGCTGCGGGACCGGTCCTGGTGGCGGGGCCCGGAGCTGTACGTGCTGGTCGACGACTACGACCTGGTGGCCACGGCGGGCAACAACCCGCTGAGCGCGCTGATCGAGCTGCTGCCGCAGGCGCGCGACATCGGCCTGCACCTGATCCTGGCGCGCCGGATGGGCGGCGCGGCCCGGGCCGCGTACGAGCAGGTGCTGCAGCGGCTCCGCGAGCTGGACACGCCGACGCTGCTGATGTCCGGCAACCGCGAGGAGGGGCAGATCGTCGGCAATCTGCGGCCCAGCCCGCAGCCGCCGGGCCGGGGCACGCTGGTGCGCCGGCGCGACGGGCAGAACTTGATCCAAACTGCCTGGACAGAGCCTTAG
- a CDS encoding WXG100 family type VII secretion target: MASPFEVDHATLHTAANDVRSTRSEVDGELKKLWNVVDDLAIAWQGSASTGFQQLMARWNEDTGKLQEALTNIADLLDKSGTTHQVNDEEQQQMLDKFHSALNP; the protein is encoded by the coding sequence ATGGCGTCCCCGTTCGAGGTCGATCACGCGACACTGCATACCGCTGCGAACGACGTGCGGTCCACGCGGAGTGAGGTCGACGGCGAGCTCAAGAAGCTGTGGAACGTGGTGGACGACCTTGCCATCGCCTGGCAGGGCTCGGCTTCCACCGGTTTCCAGCAGCTCATGGCCCGTTGGAACGAAGACACGGGCAAGCTTCAGGAGGCGCTGACCAACATCGCCGACCTGCTGGACAAGTCGGGCACCACGCACCAGGTGAACGACGAGGAGCAGCAGCAGATGCTGGACAAGTTCCACTCGGCCCTGAACCCGTAA